The proteins below come from a single Malus sylvestris chromosome 3, drMalSylv7.2, whole genome shotgun sequence genomic window:
- the LOC126615243 gene encoding receptor-like cytoplasmic kinase 176 isoform X1, with protein MSVFSCFSGRRCLCFQCKPAQGTSTNSKYKNSPLPLLLLIQILEPSRTSYKIYAEAVLSFKRGGGSPQLFDGRTGRCPCPRQWKIVNCHKLKDPCIYPLFSGICSVSLRTNAVSLPPFAPRLFVTHPSIQLRKEHHKPRSRRIEAIVDGDNVTPTLTPVEEVRGNHLSKRKVAAITGGVVATLLVIIIVMLVYICLMRVKRLTRRTSETASSPPSPTVQWERGDTSPYAVAHSPYSAPNLRQLTILELEQATRNFNEINIIGQGRFGLVYKGLLQDGTIVAIKRRLHAPTQYFFHEVKHVARVNHVHILRLIGYCQDATQQLLVYDYLPNGNVGNHLYDAEGLPIGKLGIKHRLSIALGAAKGLAHLHSLVPPLLHMHFGTSNVLLDESFTAKVSDYGLTKLLVGHHAGSSSAVDCFRDPELDSSKKFSEISDVYSFGVFLLELISGREANARNQLNSGDNLILQAKDCKDLDRFVDETLGGMSRQTAKQMMELALMCVDGSERRPQMQIVVEELERIRRGRESNHFHIEVDEEIGAVTLGSELFK; from the exons ATGTCTGTGTTTAGCTGCTTTTCTGGGAGAAGATGTCTTTGTTTCCAATGTAAACCTGCACAAGGGACATCAACAAACTCAAAATACAAGAATTCTCCG CTGCCTCTGCTTCTTCTCATCCAGATTTTGGAACCCAGCAGAACAAGCTACAAAATTTATG CTGAAGCTGTACTAAGTTTTAAGAGAGGAGGTGGAAGTCCTCAACTGTTTGATGGTCGAACTGGAAGATGTCCTTGTCCAAGACAATGGAAAATTGTCAACTGTCACAAACTGAAGGACCCTTGCATTTATCCTCT GTTTTCTGGTATCTGTTCAGTTTCTTTGCGGACTAACGCAGTCAGTTTGCCACCTTTTGCTCCAAGACTTTTCGTTACGCACCCTTCAATTCAACTACGAAAAGAGCACCATAAACCAAGAAGCAGGAGGATAGAAGCCATAGTTGATGGGGATAACGTTACTCCAACACTCACACCCGTGGAAGAAGTTCGTGGTAACCATTTATCAAAACGGAAAGTTGCAGCAATTACCGGTGGAGTTGTTGCCACTCTGCTTGTGATTATCATAGTGATGCTCGTTTACATCTGCTTGATGCGTGTAAAAAGATTAACTAGGCGAACATCTGAGACAGCGTCATCTCCACCATCACCCACTG TTCAGTGGGAAAGAGGGGACACATCTCCCTACGCCGTTGCTCATTCTCCATACAGTGCACCAAACTTGAGGCAACTCACAATATTGGAATTGGAGCAAGCGACGCGCAATTTCAATGAAATTAATATCATAGGCCAAGGTAGATTTGGTTTGGTCTACAAGGGATTGCTCCAAGATGGAACTATTGTGGCTATCAAGAGACGCCTACATGCCCCAACTCAGTATTTCTTTCATGAG GTGAAGCACGTAGCTCGTGTCAACCATGTGCATATTCTTAGGCTTATTGGTTATTGTCAAGATGCTACTCAACAGTTACTTGTATATGACTATCTTCCAAATGGAAATGTTGGGAATCATCTAtatg ATGCTGAAGGTTTACCTATTGGAAAGTTGGGCATAAAGCACAGGCTATCGATTGCTTTGGGAGCAGCCAAAG GACTTGCGCACCTTCACAgtttggtgcctcctcttctGCACATGCATTTTGGTACAAGCAATGTTCTACTGGATGAAAGCTTTACTGCCAAGGTGTCTGATTATGGACTAACCAAATTGCTAGTGGGTCATCATGCTGGCTCATCTTCAGCAGTAGATTGCTTTCGTGACCCAGA GTTggattcatcaaagaagttttCAGAGATAAGTGACGTGTACAGTTTCGGGGTCTTCTTACTGGAATTGATCAGTGGACGTGAAGCAAATGCAAGAAACCAGTTGAACTCGGGGGATAATTTAATATTGCAG GCGAAGGATTGCAAGGATTTGGACAGATTTGTTGATGAAACATTAGGTGGCATGTCAAGGCAAACTGCAAAACAGATGATGGAGCTGGCATTGATGTGTGTAGATGGGAGCGAACGAAGGCCGCAGATGCAGATTGTTGTGGAGGAGCTAGAACGAATTCGTCGAGGGAGAGAAAGTAACCATTTTCATATTGAAGTTGATGAGGAGATAGGTGCTGTGACTCTTGGGAGTGAGCTTTTCAAATGA
- the LOC126615243 gene encoding probable serine/threonine-protein kinase PBL28 isoform X2, which yields MSVFSCFSGRRCLCFQCKPAQGTSTNSKYKNSPLPLLLLIQILEPSRTSYKIYAEAVLSFKRGGGSPQLFDGRTGRCPCPRQWKIVNCHKLKDPCIYPLLFVTHPSIQLRKEHHKPRSRRIEAIVDGDNVTPTLTPVEEVRGNHLSKRKVAAITGGVVATLLVIIIVMLVYICLMRVKRLTRRTSETASSPPSPTVQWERGDTSPYAVAHSPYSAPNLRQLTILELEQATRNFNEINIIGQGRFGLVYKGLLQDGTIVAIKRRLHAPTQYFFHEVKHVARVNHVHILRLIGYCQDATQQLLVYDYLPNGNVGNHLYDAEGLPIGKLGIKHRLSIALGAAKGLAHLHSLVPPLLHMHFGTSNVLLDESFTAKVSDYGLTKLLVGHHAGSSSAVDCFRDPELDSSKKFSEISDVYSFGVFLLELISGREANARNQLNSGDNLILQAKDCKDLDRFVDETLGGMSRQTAKQMMELALMCVDGSERRPQMQIVVEELERIRRGRESNHFHIEVDEEIGAVTLGSELFK from the exons ATGTCTGTGTTTAGCTGCTTTTCTGGGAGAAGATGTCTTTGTTTCCAATGTAAACCTGCACAAGGGACATCAACAAACTCAAAATACAAGAATTCTCCG CTGCCTCTGCTTCTTCTCATCCAGATTTTGGAACCCAGCAGAACAAGCTACAAAATTTATG CTGAAGCTGTACTAAGTTTTAAGAGAGGAGGTGGAAGTCCTCAACTGTTTGATGGTCGAACTGGAAGATGTCCTTGTCCAAGACAATGGAAAATTGTCAACTGTCACAAACTGAAGGACCCTTGCATTTATCCTCT ACTTTTCGTTACGCACCCTTCAATTCAACTACGAAAAGAGCACCATAAACCAAGAAGCAGGAGGATAGAAGCCATAGTTGATGGGGATAACGTTACTCCAACACTCACACCCGTGGAAGAAGTTCGTGGTAACCATTTATCAAAACGGAAAGTTGCAGCAATTACCGGTGGAGTTGTTGCCACTCTGCTTGTGATTATCATAGTGATGCTCGTTTACATCTGCTTGATGCGTGTAAAAAGATTAACTAGGCGAACATCTGAGACAGCGTCATCTCCACCATCACCCACTG TTCAGTGGGAAAGAGGGGACACATCTCCCTACGCCGTTGCTCATTCTCCATACAGTGCACCAAACTTGAGGCAACTCACAATATTGGAATTGGAGCAAGCGACGCGCAATTTCAATGAAATTAATATCATAGGCCAAGGTAGATTTGGTTTGGTCTACAAGGGATTGCTCCAAGATGGAACTATTGTGGCTATCAAGAGACGCCTACATGCCCCAACTCAGTATTTCTTTCATGAG GTGAAGCACGTAGCTCGTGTCAACCATGTGCATATTCTTAGGCTTATTGGTTATTGTCAAGATGCTACTCAACAGTTACTTGTATATGACTATCTTCCAAATGGAAATGTTGGGAATCATCTAtatg ATGCTGAAGGTTTACCTATTGGAAAGTTGGGCATAAAGCACAGGCTATCGATTGCTTTGGGAGCAGCCAAAG GACTTGCGCACCTTCACAgtttggtgcctcctcttctGCACATGCATTTTGGTACAAGCAATGTTCTACTGGATGAAAGCTTTACTGCCAAGGTGTCTGATTATGGACTAACCAAATTGCTAGTGGGTCATCATGCTGGCTCATCTTCAGCAGTAGATTGCTTTCGTGACCCAGA GTTggattcatcaaagaagttttCAGAGATAAGTGACGTGTACAGTTTCGGGGTCTTCTTACTGGAATTGATCAGTGGACGTGAAGCAAATGCAAGAAACCAGTTGAACTCGGGGGATAATTTAATATTGCAG GCGAAGGATTGCAAGGATTTGGACAGATTTGTTGATGAAACATTAGGTGGCATGTCAAGGCAAACTGCAAAACAGATGATGGAGCTGGCATTGATGTGTGTAGATGGGAGCGAACGAAGGCCGCAGATGCAGATTGTTGTGGAGGAGCTAGAACGAATTCGTCGAGGGAGAGAAAGTAACCATTTTCATATTGAAGTTGATGAGGAGATAGGTGCTGTGACTCTTGGGAGTGAGCTTTTCAAATGA
- the LOC126615259 gene encoding uncharacterized protein LOC126615259 — MISVLAQERLLGAALGSIFTGIVVFEQRRCIYNSISGTKPQPVSRITEPIFGRKTRAELAHLWNKAVDQTFRPVIESLSSSGW, encoded by the exons ATGATTAGCGTTCTTGCTCAG GAGCGTCTGCTGGGCGCTGCACTCGGAAGCATTTTCACGGGGATCGTTGTGTTCGAGCAGCGCCGATGCATCTACAACTCCATTTCCGGCACCAAACCTCAACCAGTTTCCCGG ATTACAGAGCCCATATTTGGAAGGAAAACTCGTGCAGAGCTTGCACATCTTTGGAACAAAGCTGTGGACCAGACATTTCGACCTGTGATTGAATCTCTTAGTTCATCTGGATGGTAG
- the LOC126615243 gene encoding probable serine/threonine-protein kinase PBL28 isoform X3, which produces MRLFWWQQLPLLLLIQILEPSRTSYKIYAEAVLSFKRGGGSPQLFDGRTGRCPCPRQWKIVNCHKLKDPCIYPLFSGICSVSLRTNAVSLPPFAPRLFVTHPSIQLRKEHHKPRSRRIEAIVDGDNVTPTLTPVEEVRGNHLSKRKVAAITGGVVATLLVIIIVMLVYICLMRVKRLTRRTSETASSPPSPTVQWERGDTSPYAVAHSPYSAPNLRQLTILELEQATRNFNEINIIGQGRFGLVYKGLLQDGTIVAIKRRLHAPTQYFFHEVKHVARVNHVHILRLIGYCQDATQQLLVYDYLPNGNVGNHLYDAEGLPIGKLGIKHRLSIALGAAKGLAHLHSLVPPLLHMHFGTSNVLLDESFTAKVSDYGLTKLLVGHHAGSSSAVDCFRDPELDSSKKFSEISDVYSFGVFLLELISGREANARNQLNSGDNLILQAKDCKDLDRFVDETLGGMSRQTAKQMMELALMCVDGSERRPQMQIVVEELERIRRGRESNHFHIEVDEEIGAVTLGSELFK; this is translated from the exons ATGCGCTTGTTCTGGTGGCAACAGCTGCCTCTGCTTCTTCTCATCCAGATTTTGGAACCCAGCAGAACAAGCTACAAAATTTATG CTGAAGCTGTACTAAGTTTTAAGAGAGGAGGTGGAAGTCCTCAACTGTTTGATGGTCGAACTGGAAGATGTCCTTGTCCAAGACAATGGAAAATTGTCAACTGTCACAAACTGAAGGACCCTTGCATTTATCCTCT GTTTTCTGGTATCTGTTCAGTTTCTTTGCGGACTAACGCAGTCAGTTTGCCACCTTTTGCTCCAAGACTTTTCGTTACGCACCCTTCAATTCAACTACGAAAAGAGCACCATAAACCAAGAAGCAGGAGGATAGAAGCCATAGTTGATGGGGATAACGTTACTCCAACACTCACACCCGTGGAAGAAGTTCGTGGTAACCATTTATCAAAACGGAAAGTTGCAGCAATTACCGGTGGAGTTGTTGCCACTCTGCTTGTGATTATCATAGTGATGCTCGTTTACATCTGCTTGATGCGTGTAAAAAGATTAACTAGGCGAACATCTGAGACAGCGTCATCTCCACCATCACCCACTG TTCAGTGGGAAAGAGGGGACACATCTCCCTACGCCGTTGCTCATTCTCCATACAGTGCACCAAACTTGAGGCAACTCACAATATTGGAATTGGAGCAAGCGACGCGCAATTTCAATGAAATTAATATCATAGGCCAAGGTAGATTTGGTTTGGTCTACAAGGGATTGCTCCAAGATGGAACTATTGTGGCTATCAAGAGACGCCTACATGCCCCAACTCAGTATTTCTTTCATGAG GTGAAGCACGTAGCTCGTGTCAACCATGTGCATATTCTTAGGCTTATTGGTTATTGTCAAGATGCTACTCAACAGTTACTTGTATATGACTATCTTCCAAATGGAAATGTTGGGAATCATCTAtatg ATGCTGAAGGTTTACCTATTGGAAAGTTGGGCATAAAGCACAGGCTATCGATTGCTTTGGGAGCAGCCAAAG GACTTGCGCACCTTCACAgtttggtgcctcctcttctGCACATGCATTTTGGTACAAGCAATGTTCTACTGGATGAAAGCTTTACTGCCAAGGTGTCTGATTATGGACTAACCAAATTGCTAGTGGGTCATCATGCTGGCTCATCTTCAGCAGTAGATTGCTTTCGTGACCCAGA GTTggattcatcaaagaagttttCAGAGATAAGTGACGTGTACAGTTTCGGGGTCTTCTTACTGGAATTGATCAGTGGACGTGAAGCAAATGCAAGAAACCAGTTGAACTCGGGGGATAATTTAATATTGCAG GCGAAGGATTGCAAGGATTTGGACAGATTTGTTGATGAAACATTAGGTGGCATGTCAAGGCAAACTGCAAAACAGATGATGGAGCTGGCATTGATGTGTGTAGATGGGAGCGAACGAAGGCCGCAGATGCAGATTGTTGTGGAGGAGCTAGAACGAATTCGTCGAGGGAGAGAAAGTAACCATTTTCATATTGAAGTTGATGAGGAGATAGGTGCTGTGACTCTTGGGAGTGAGCTTTTCAAATGA
- the LOC126615258 gene encoding uncharacterized protein LOC126615258 — MAYRVSIFLFFASLTFLSVAFAEERAPHGLAKENPTAFSPSAYNFFHPTSQNPNAKDPCVESNCSPLPVAAQVRSTEAHESRFSTSQNGRARFGAGGVAGIMFGLAFAVFMAMGVYYVLVTRRANMSRTNTVKPDV, encoded by the coding sequence ATGGCTTATAGGGTTTCTATCTTTCTCTTCTTCGCTTCTCTGACGTTTCTCTCCGTTGCTTTTGCCGAGGAAAGAGCCCCCCACGGCCTTGCCAAAGAAAACCCGACGGCGTTTTCACCTTCAGCATACAATTTTTTCCATCCAACGTCCCAAAACCCCAATGCCAAAGACCCATGTGTTGAATCCAATTGCTCACCATTGCCTGTGGCAGCTCAAGTACGATCAACAGAAGCACACGAGAGCAGATTCTCTACATCACAGAATGGGCGAGCGAGATTCGGAGCTGGTGGGGTTGCTGGCATTATGTTCGGTTTAGCATTTGCAGTCTTTATGGCAATGGGCGTTTACTATGTGCTTGTCACACGCAGAGCAAATATGAGTCGAACCAACACGGTAAAACCCGATGTATGA